The DNA sequence CTCACCTTTATCTCTCCGACATTATGATAGCTGAAATTTGCTGAAGCAGGTTAAATATACCAGACGACATCTTACCAGCGTCTTAGTCCCGACATACGCATCACCTGCGGCGTCGGCATAATGCCGGGTAGTCATTGTGCTGTAAAGCAGCTGAAGTAATAAAAAAAGTGTTGCCAGTATCGTATCGCAAAGAGCCGCACACTGTCATACCGGTGACGTCGCAATTTCAAGCACTGATAAATAATAGAGTGCATCATCACGTTTGACACCACACATCACCAATTCAGGCTGTAAACGCGCACAAACAGCTGGTCGCTCTGGCGAAGCGAAGAGTTTGCAACGCAGATGCTCATCCAGTTGAACACAATGAGTGTTCGCTGGCTTGCCATTCGGCATGCCGGGAATCGGTGTTGATATAGAGGGTGCGATACAGCATGCCCCACATCCTTCACGACATCGCATGTTTTCACCTGCCACAATTTACCCCGGTGAAGATTGAAGAACTGTCAGTTTATCATGTTGAGAATTTAACGTTATTATTACTCGCGGCAAACACTCTCGAACTCCCCTGCATACGCCATATTTTAGCCTGGTCTGCCTGCTAATCTGTACTTGCTTCACACTACCGCTCAGAGTAACTTGTGGCAAAACATCCGCTTCCTATTCAGGTGCATTATGCCAAGAGCAAATGAGATAAAAAAAGGCATGGCTGTCAGCCATAATGGAAAACTTCTGCTGGTAAAAGATATTGATGTGCAAAGCCCTAGTGCGCGCGGCGCTTCCACGCTCTATAAAATGAGATTCACCGATGTACGCACCGGGCTGAAAGTCGAAGAGCGTTTCAAAGGCGATGATATCCTCGATACCATATCACTCAACCGTCGTCAGGTGACATTTTCTTATCTTGATGGTGATGAGTATGTGTTTATGGATGACGAAGACTATACCCCTTATTCATTCAAAAAAGCACATATAGAGGAAGAGCTCCTTTTCCTCCCTGAGGGCGTTATTCCCGGTATCCAGGTGCTCACCATGGATGGCGAAATACTGGCCCTGGAGCTCCCCCAAACGGTTGAAATGGACATCGTAGAAACAACGCCAGGCATCAAGGGTGCCTCAGCCAGTGCGCGGACCAAACCGGCAACAATGAGTACCGGGTTAACTATTCAGGTCCCGGAATATCTCAGTAACGGAGATCGGATCCGCATTCATATCCCTGAGCGCCGTTATATGGGGCGTGCTGAATAGCGCTATCTGCGCCATTCAGAAATGAATCATCGGATCATCCTCAATCGTTGATTTGCTGTTGATCAGGCTCTCCTCATAGCCGATGACAGCGGATCAGCGGTGTGACTTCTGCACTTCCTGCTCATTCTCCCCCCATGCACTGTGTCATAATGACTACTGATATTCTCATACATGGATGTGTTTCCTGCATGTCTACCAAACAACTGTGGCTACTGATTGTTTTCAATCTGTTGGGTTTTACGCTGTTTTTTCCTGGTATCTTCCTGTCAATCATGGCGTCTGGTTCACCATTGATAAATCCATTTTCTACTGGTTCAATGATCAACTGGTCAGTAATCGGTTGCTCTCGTGGGTCATCGCGATTACTAATTTTCGCGATTTTGACGGTGTAGCCTTGCTGGCGATGGGTGTACTCTATTTTTGTTTGTGGCATAAAGCGCCAACTGATGAGAAATGGCGAATCTTCGTCACAGGTGTTGCTATGGTAATCAGCGCAATAATCTTAAATCAGCTGGGCCATTTGATACCGGTCTCTCATCCTAGCCCGACGAAATTCTTTTCTGATGTTCATCATGTGACTCAACTGACAGGAATTGCGACAAAGGATGCCTCGTCTGATAGTTTTCCCCGTGATCATGGTATGTTACTAATGATTTTTGCCAGCTATATGTTGCGCTACTTCTCACTGCGTTTTTTTTCTCTGTCTGTTGCTATCGTACTAATATTCGCCTCGCCGCGCATCATGATTGGCGCACACTGGTTTACTGATGTTGCTGTAGGTTCTCTCAGTATCGTTCTTGTTGGTATGAGCTGGTGGTTATTGACCCCCGCCTGCGACAAAATGATCGCGTTACTCTACCGGTATACGCCAGCGGGCCATAGACAGAAAAAAAATATTGCTTAATTTAATTCACGCGGTATTATCTAGCACCCGCCTGCTGAGACCGCTATGAATCATTTCTGTGCGCAAATAACGATAAATGGCAGCCTGTTCATTCATGATAACTATTCCAGCATTTAATTTAGGATTATTCCGATCTTAACTTTATTTCTCCTTGTTAATTAAAGACTTTTTTTTAACCAAACTTCATACCTGCGCTGTTTTGCAGTTAAAAAAACCGTAAAATCCTGATTAACATCATAAGCTCGGTAAATTGCCCGCAAAAATACTCGCCATGCCGCGACTGATCAGGTAATCTCATTTCCCAATAAGCCCCACAGTATTATACAGGGCCTCAGATTTAGCATCTTCTGCGGTTAGAGTTCACCGGACAGCAGAAGCGGGTTATCAATACTTTCTAACGATATCCTCGTTAAGGACATCAAGGGATCACAATCATAATGGTCAAGTCTCAACCGATACTGAGATACATTCGTAAGGTAATACCTGCTGTTGTTTTGACAACGCTATTTTCTACCTGCAACCTGGCTAACGCCAGTGTGAATACTCAAACTGAGACGCATGCAGTTAAACTCGAGGGTGGTTTTTTACTGCAAGCGTCTCAGGATGAATTTGAAAAACTGGTCAATAGTGTCGATGTCAAGTCACGCCTCATGGACCAGTATTTCGACTGGAAGGGTGTGCGTTATCGCCTTGGTGGTAATAGTAAACGCGGTATTGATTGTTCAGCTTTTGTCCAGAAAACTTTTCGTGAACAATTCGGTCTTGACCTCCCGCGGTCGACACATGCAATGAGTGGCTCTGGCAAACGTATTCAACGAGCAAAATTACGTGCTGGTGACCTGGTCTTATTCCGTGCAGGTTCTACTGGTCGCCATGTCGGCATTTACCTCGGCAATGATAATTTTGTTCATGCATCGACCAGTTCCGGTGTAATGATTTCAAATCTCAACGACTCTTACTGGAAAAATCGCTTTCGTGATGCCCGACGGATTTTAACTCCAACGAGTTGATACGTCTGATTTTGGTACTACGAATTCCAGCTAAACGCTGCCTATGGTAGCGTTTTTTTTATTTACTTATTCGGATATTTTAGACTCAAAGACGTCAATTGTGTCTTTATACCTGACATTTTTGCCAACAACGCATACACTTATGATTATACTGCTATAAATACTTTGCCTGACCCTCTATTGCAGTTACCGCAACTTAGCACAGGCAACAACGTGAGAATATTCTATGGCATTCCCTTCCTCTGTCACAAAACAAGCCACTCCCCCTGGAAAGGTTGCGATACGGTGCGTTTTTGTTGGTCTGGTTTCGTTTACTTTTTTCATTTTGGTTGCGTTGGCTACCGCGGTTTTTCAGCGTAATCGGAGTCATGTGCTACTGGCAAATGACTCACAAACCTATGTTCGTAATATTTTTGAAGACCTGACAAATTCCCTTATTCCGCTAAAAGACTGGTCACAGCGCCCTTGCCACGATGTAAATTCACAACTGACACAGCGAGCGGCATTTGCAACCAATGTACGTGCAATTTTATTGGTTAACAAGGGAATAGCATATTGCTCATCAGCCACAGGGAGCATGGGGATTTATGCCAGTCACTTTTCACCAGATACTGATCTCAACAATGACATCGATATTCGTTTGATACCCGATACCCCTATGGTTCCGGGAAAGCCAGCCATTGTGTTGTGGATAAAATCGGCTTCTGATGGTAGTGGTATTTTTACCACACTGAATATTGATATCACACCCTGGTTGCTCCTGGCTTCACGACCTCAGGAGATCACCGGAATGGCCATTGTCGCTGGTAATGAAGCGCTAACAAGTTGGCAACAAAAAGTAATCCCTGCCCGCTTACTTCCCGATTCAGCACTAAAAACTGTTGCCCTGCCGGGTTATCCGGTAACACTGAGATTATATGGCTCAATACTGGCAGATCAGGATCTGCTGCTCTTGCTGCTCTGCGCTGTCGTGTTTTCTATGCTGACTACTGGCTGCTATTTTTTGCTGATCACGCGTCGGGTACATCCCGGGCGGGATATTTTATTAGGCATGAAGCGTGGTGAGTTTCATGTCGTTTATCAACCGATAATTGATACCAGAACGGGCAATGTCTTCGCTCTGGAGGCCCTATTGCGTTGGTCTCACAGAACCGAGGGATCGATCCCTCCTGATACTTTCATCAGTTATGCTGAATCACAACAGCTGATCGCGCCGCTTACTCGTCATCTGTTAAGGCTGATTGCCAGGGATGCTCCTCAGCTTGCAACCTTGCTGCCTGCCGGAACACGGTTAACTGTCAATATGTCACCTCTGCATCTGACTTCGAACAATTTTTGTGAAGATATCACCCACTGGCTGGAGACAATGCCAGCGAACTACTTCCCTTATGTATTCGAGATTACAGAACGCTCAATGGTGAATGATAACAATGCTGTCTCTCGTTTTAACTGGATACATGAACACGGAATTGATCTCGCCATTGATGATTTTGGTACCGGGCACAGTGCTCTCATCTACCTGGAAAAGTTCAATTTTGATTACATAAAGATTGATGGGGGCTTTGTGCAGAGTATTGGCATGGAGACGGTCACGTCCCCAGTGCTTGATGCAGTAATTCATCTGGCAAAAAAAATAAAGTTACACACCATCGCTGAAGCGGTGGAGACAGAACAACAAGCAAATTGGTTGATAGAGAAAGGCGTTGATTACATGCAAGGTTACTTATTTAGTCACCCATGCAATATTGAAGCTCTCGGGTTGTATCTGCACACCAGATCACAAAACAACAAAGAATAAATACCTTTATTGTCTGTAGATACGCACTTGCCGTTGTATTAGAAATAAGGTACCTAATCCCGTGCAAATTATATTTGCAGGGGATTAGGTTTAGGGCCATGCATCGGGTTTGTCCGTGAACATAAAATACCACGATGTATTGAAAAAAATACACAGTATAGTGTTAATCGGTACCAGTTACTGAATAGGATACGCAACGAAGTTTTCAGCAATCCCGACACCAAAATTCTTCAGGCGACAGGTGGTGGCGAATTCATCGTGACGCGACACAAACAAACAAGGTTCCCCCTGCCATTCAAGAACAACACAATTTAGTTGTATCTGTGCCAAAGCATCCTTAATAATCAACATAACAACCCACGCCTGCTCGCCATGATGGCTTAATAATTTCAGAGCAACGAGATCATCGTCATGATTATGATTACGAGTGACAGGTTCGATGGTACTGCCAGGTAAGCCTGAACACCAACGGTAACATTGCGGTAATCGATGTACCACGGAGTGCTGTAATTTATTCACCTTATCTCCCTGGATCGGCATCAAAGTTCTCCTGTTATCCGAGTAAAACGGTATAAAAAAAGAAAGTGACAACGAGTAATTTCGTATCGAGGATCAACAAAGCCCGATCGAATTTTTCACTTTGCTTAATTGTCATTTTAATAACAAAACAAAGTAAATTTAATATGTATATTTACACTAAAGTAACATAAGCACAAGATAAAATATGTAAAGAAGTCACTACAATCCGTATTAAATCAAGAAATCAGCTTTTCATGCTTTTATGTAAACAACTGGCGCGTAGGAACAGCAACAATGAGCTACTGGCACAGAGAAAAATAGACAGAATCATTGGCCAGGCACTGTTAAATGAAACCAAAGAAAGAAGAGCTCCAACTACCGCACCAACACCGAATCGCAGGGTTCCCGCCAGTGAAGACGCTGTCCCCGCCATCAAAGGAAACTCCTCAAGAATAACCGCCATGGCATTAGATGAAACCATCGCTACGCAGCCGATAAAAAGCGCCACTCCAAAAACAAGCGGTGCAAAACCCAACCCCAGTGCGCTGACGATAACCAGCCAGCATCCCATGCTAAATTGTATCAGGATACCAAGCCGGAACATTGCCAGCGACCCAAAACGCCTGACAAGGCGACTATTAATTAACGTCATTAGAAACAGAAAAACAACATTAAGAGCGAAATAGTAACCGAAGTGTTGCGGTGATATATGATTCAGTTCGATATAAACAAAAGGGCCTGCATTGAGAAAAGAGAAGAGACCGGCAAAAGAAAAACCACTGGCCAGCATGTAGCAAAACACCTGTCGATGGCGAAATAATGAAAGAAAATTACCCAGGGTAGTGCGCAAATGGAACGCCTGCCGCTGCGATTTTGGCAATGTCTCTTTGAGCTGTGTGATCACCAGTAATGCAGTAATAATGCCGGCAAAAGCGAGAACCCAAAAAATAGCATGCCAGCTGGCCAGTAATAGTAACCAGCCTCCAATTATCGGAGCAAGCAACGGCGCAATCGTTGTCACCAGTAAAACAAAAGACATCATGCGCGAAAATTCTTCTTTTGAATAACAATCCCGCATTAATGCACTGATGACAACACTTCCAGCCGCTGCCGCCAAACCGTGTAATGTGCGCATTATGATCAGTTGTTCAATGCTCTGCGAAAGGGCACATGCTGCGGCAGCAAACGAAAAGGCTAGCGTCCCGGCTACCAAGATCGGTTTGCGCCCAAAACTGTCAGCCAGTGGTCCATAAACCAATTGTCCGAATGCGAAACCGACAATGTACAGATTGAGCGTCATCTGAACACTGCCCGAAGAAACCGCATACTGCCGCGCAATATCGGGCAAGGCAGGAAGGTACATATCAATTGACAACGGCATCAGCATCGACAACAGTCCAAGTATAATCACCAACCCTACTGATGAATTTTTCCTATCTGCCATGACTTTCTCCCTGGAAAACGAATAGTTGCTGGTAAACAAATCACATCCCGATTAACCTGGCTTGCCAACGGTGGCTATCTCAGCTTGTGTTAGTGCCCGGTACTCCCCAGGTTGCAACGTTTCATCCAGTGTTATTCCACCGATGCGTTCACGATGCAAAGCCACCACATGGTTTCCTGCAGCCGCGAACATGCGCTTTACCTGATGATAACGTCCCTCATGTATGGTCAGTCTCACTTGTTTTTCAGTAATGTGTTCTAATTGTGCTGGCTGAGTGAGTGTTTTTTCATTATGGAGTCGCACGCCTTCGGCAAATAGCTTCACAGTATCAGGTGAAACCACATCTTCCAGAGTGACCAGATAGCACTTCTCACAGTGATGGCGTGGAGAGGTGATTCGGTGTGACCATTGCCCATCATCCGTCATCAACACCAGACCCGTGGTATCAATATCGAGACGTCCGGCACTGTGTAACTTATAGGCCATCGGCTCTTCGATAAAATAGAGTACCGTTGGGTGGTCAGGATCATCGGTTGAACAAACATAACCTTGTGGTTTGTTGAGCATGAAATAACGCGGACCAGTTGAATGGATTAATACCCTGCCCTCATACTCAACATGACTCTCTTCGCTGAGTTTCCAGGAACCGTCTCTGATCACTTCACCATCCACCGTAACTTTACGGGCGCGAAGCTCTCGTCCGGCAATTGCCCGACTGATTTCTAACTGTTGAGACAAAAACTTACCAAGGCGCATTTATTCAGGAATACCTTTAAATTATAAAACGAGATGCAGGGAAACCGGGCTGAAAGCCTATGCGCTTTCATCATTTCTCCAGCAATCAGGACGGGGTAAAATTCGTCTGGCAGTATACAGTGGGTAACAGCCACTGCACAGGGGATTATACACAGCAATATGCGCTTTTTCATGGCATACTCTACGGGTGTACTCCCTCATAACAGTATCTTTTTTATGACATTCACCTTGCGCCCCTACCAGCAGGACGCCGTAAATGCGGCTATCCAGTATTTTCAGCATCAGGACTCTCCGGCAGTTATCGTTTTGCCCACAGGCGCAGGCAAGAGTCTGGTGATTGCTGAACTTGCTCGCCAGGCAAAAGGCCGCGTTCTGGTACTGGCTCACGTGAAAGAGCTGGTGGCACAAAATCACAGTAAATTCGAAGCATCAGGTCTTAACGGGGCTATCTTTTCTGCCGGTCTGCAACGAAAACAGAGCGACGGTAAAGTCATTTTTGCCAGTGTGCAATCCGTGGTTCGCGCCATGCAACAGTTCTGTTTGCCGTTTAGTTTGCTGGTAATCGATGAGTGCCATCGCATTGACGACAAAAAAAAGAGTCAGTATCAACAGATTATTACCCACCTGCAGCAGATCAATCCGAAATTACGTATCCTCGGACTGACCGCCACACCCTTCCGGTTAGGCAAAGGCTGGATCTACCAATATCATTATCATGGCATGGTCCGGGGGACTAATGATGCTTTTTTTCGTGATTGTATCTTTGAACTTCCGCTGCGTTACATGATTAAACATGGTTTTTTAGTTCCTCCCAACCGTTGGGATATGCCAGTTGTAGAATATGATTTCAGTCGCCTGACTCCGCGCAACGATGGTCATTACAACGCAGTGGAATTAAACCATGAGATCGCTCAGCAGGCGCGCATTACACCTCAGATTGTCAGCCAGATTATCGACTTCTCTCGTGAGCGCCAGGGGGTGATGATTTTTGCGGCAACAGTTGAACATGCAGAAGAGATTATGGCACTGCTACCAGAGAGCAAGGCATTGATCACGGCAGATACACCTGGTGACGAACGGGATAGATTAATTAGCGCTTTCAAATCACGCCAAATTCACTTTATGGTGAACGTGGCTGTGCTGACAACCGGATTTGATGCGCCACATGTCGATCTGATCGCAATACTTCGGCCCACCGAATCAGTCAGTCTTTACCAGCAAATCGTCGGGCGAGGTCTACGCCTCTCGCCTGGAAAGACAGAATGCTTAATTGTCGATTATGCGGGGAATACTCATGACCTGTTCACACCTGAAATAGGAGCTGTGAAAGGGGATCGTAACAGTGTACCAGTGCAGGTTTTTTGCCCGGTATGTCAATACGCCAATATCTTCTGGGGGAAAACTGACGCATGCGGACACATCATTGAACATTATGGCCGACGTTGTCAGGGGATCATTGCCGATAGTACCGAGCGTCATCAGTGTACCTTTCGTTTTCGTTTCAAATCTTGTCCCGCCTGTGATGCGGAAAACGATATTGCTGCCCGACGCTGCCACGATTGTGATACCTGCCTTGTTGATCCTGACGATCAATTAAAAGCAGCAATGAAAATGAAAGGCGCACTTATTTTGCGTTGCGCCGCCATGGTACTGGAAAAAACGTTCGATGCCGGTGGAGAATGGCTGAACATCCGCTATTACGATGAAGAGGCAACGGAACTGAGTGAGCGTTTCCGGCTGCAAACAGCAGCTCAACGTGCGGCATTTACACATCATTTCATTCGTCAGCACCAACGCGCCCTTGGGCTTCCCCTTTCATGGCAGACGATTGATGACCTGCTGCAACAACAGGATAGCTTTCGCGCACCAGACTTTCTGATTGGGCAAAAACAGCGCCACTTCTGGCGTATCCGGGACAAAATTTTCGACTATCAGGGCCGCTATAGAAGAGCCAACGAATTGCGTTAACAGCAATAGTTGCCGCAGTGGGTTATTATGGAGTAGACTATGTCGCGCTTTTACGCTGGTAAAAGCCCGACATCTTTCCCTGTTACTGGGTCGCCTGTAGCAGTATTAACATACTTATAGAGATTGAACAATGTTCACTATTGAAGCAGCAGTACGTAAAGAGCAGGGTAAGGGTGCGAGCCGCCGCCTGCGCGCAGCACAAAAGTTCCCCGCTATCATTTATGGTGGCAAAGAACCCGCTGTGTCTATCGAACTGGATCATGACCACGTCATGAACATTCAGGTAAAACCTGAATTTTACAGTGAAGTGATCACCCTGGTGGTTGATGGTCAGGAAGTGAAAGTGAAGGTGCAGGCTGTGCAACGCCATCCTTTCAAACCAAAAGTGACCCATATCGATTTCCTTCGCGCGTAAATTTCGTGTGAAAATCGTTAAACGCCGCTCAATGCGGCGTTTTTTTTATCTGAATCAGACAACGTCGCCAGACAAATCCGGCGAGTTGCTCATCCAGAACCTGTCACGCTGTAAAGCGTAGAGTGATATCAGATTCTCCTTATTTACCCTGCCGCCGCTGTAACTGGTCGCGCAGATTAGGAGGGGTGCCTTTTATCGTTAAGGTATCCGTCACTGGGTCCCAGAAAATGCGTTCATTTAGTAATAAAGCGTCAAAATTGAGCGTCAGCCCACCACCGCTACCAGAAAACTTGGTTAACTGACGCAGGGTACTGCGATCGGCTGGAAAATGCTCCTCCAGTTGATATCCCTGCTCCCCAGTGAAAGTCTGAAAGTCTTTCTCTCCCAGTGGTGCAATCTCCCGGGACATTGCGGCAACATCAATCTCCTCGCCCGCTTGCAGTTGATCCTGACAAAAACTGTATACTTGCTGACGGTAGTGCTGACGTTCATCATTGTCATGGCTGTTTTCATTGCAATAGGCATCAACAACCTGCAGCAATCCTTTATTTTGTGCTTTGGTATCGAGCCCCACGGTGGCACCGAGAAAATCCATAAAAAAATCTGCCACTTTGCGCCCGACTCTGCCACGTAAAAAGGTCAGATAGCGCATTGATTCTGGCTGCGTTTCCCACTCTGTCAGATCGATACGAGCCACAATGTCAGCATGATGGATATCGAGATAATGCGTGGTACTGATGTCCAGACGTTCGTTCACACGCATACTGTTCTGACTGCTGAGCATAGCAATCAACAAATATTCAACCGCAAGGTAACGGTAGTGGCAAAACAGAACAACGCCGCCCTCAGCAAAGCTGTATTTACCCAATTCATCACGTAAGCGCCCTGTAGCTGCACGGCTGAAAGCTAAAAAATCACATTCACTATTGCGATGCTGCTGCAATGCGGCAGCGAAATCACTCTCTGAATCAAAAAGCCCGAATGCTTTGTTTTTAGCGCTATAGACACGATG is a window from the Erwinia sp. genome containing:
- the rplY gene encoding 50S ribosomal protein L25 (ID:JIFNMEKO_01813;~source:Prodigal:2.6); amino-acid sequence: MFTIEAAVRKEQGKGASRRLRAAQKFPAIIYGGKEPAVSIELDHDHVMNIQVKPEFYSEVITLVVDGQEVKVKVQAVQRHPFKPKVTHIDFLRA
- the radD gene encoding Putative DNA repair helicase RadD (ID:JIFNMEKO_01812;~source:Prodigal:2.6), whose translation is MRFFMAYSTGVLPHNSIFFMTFTLRPYQQDAVNAAIQYFQHQDSPAVIVLPTGAGKSLVIAELARQAKGRVLVLAHVKELVAQNHSKFEASGLNGAIFSAGLQRKQSDGKVIFASVQSVVRAMQQFCLPFSLLVIDECHRIDDKKKSQYQQIITHLQQINPKLRILGLTATPFRLGKGWIYQYHYHGMVRGTNDAFFRDCIFELPLRYMIKHGFLVPPNRWDMPVVEYDFSRLTPRNDGHYNAVELNHEIAQQARITPQIVSQIIDFSRERQGVMIFAATVEHAEEIMALLPESKALITADTPGDERDRLISAFKSRQIHFMVNVAVLTTGFDAPHVDLIAILRPTESVSLYQQIVGRGLRLSPGKTECLIVDYAGNTHDLFTPEIGAVKGDRNSVPVQVFCPVCQYANIFWGKTDACGHIIEHYGRRCQGIIADSTERHQCTFRFRFKSCPACDAENDIAARRCHDCDTCLVDPDDQLKAAMKMKGALILRCAAMVLEKTFDAGGEWLNIRYYDEEATELSERFRLQTAAQRAAFTHHFIRQHQRALGLPLSWQTIDDLLQQQDSFRAPDFLIGQKQRHFWRIRDKIFDYQGRYRRANELR
- the mepS_2 gene encoding Murein DD-endopeptidase MepS/Murein LD-carboxypeptidase (ID:JIFNMEKO_01807;~source:Prodigal:2.6), whose protein sequence is MVKSQPILRYIRKVIPAVVLTTLFSTCNLANASVNTQTETHAVKLEGGFLLQASQDEFEKLVNSVDVKSRLMDQYFDWKGVRYRLGGNSKRGIDCSAFVQKTFREQFGLDLPRSTHAMSGSGKRIQRAKLRAGDLVLFRAGSTGRHVGIYLGNDNFVHASTSSGVMISNLNDSYWKNRFRDARRILTPTS
- the pdeN_1 gene encoding putative cyclic di-GMP phosphodiesterase PdeN (ID:JIFNMEKO_01808;~source:Prodigal:2.6) → MAFPSSVTKQATPPGKVAIRCVFVGLVSFTFFILVALATAVFQRNRSHVLLANDSQTYVRNIFEDLTNSLIPLKDWSQRPCHDVNSQLTQRAAFATNVRAILLVNKGIAYCSSATGSMGIYASHFSPDTDLNNDIDIRLIPDTPMVPGKPAIVLWIKSASDGSGIFTTLNIDITPWLLLASRPQEITGMAIVAGNEALTSWQQKVIPARLLPDSALKTVALPGYPVTLRLYGSILADQDLLLLLLCAVVFSMLTTGCYFLLITRRVHPGRDILLGMKRGEFHVVYQPIIDTRTGNVFALEALLRWSHRTEGSIPPDTFISYAESQQLIAPLTRHLLRLIARDAPQLATLLPAGTRLTVNMSPLHLTSNNFCEDITHWLETMPANYFPYVFEITERSMVNDNNAVSRFNWIHEHGIDLAIDDFGTGHSALIYLEKFNFDYIKIDGGFVQSIGMETVTSPVLDAVIHLAKKIKLHTIAEAVETEQQANWLIEKGVDYMQGYLFSHPCNIEALGLYLHTRSQNNKE
- the bcr_2 gene encoding Bicyclomycin resistance protein (ID:JIFNMEKO_01810;~source:Prodigal:2.6), whose product is MADRKNSSVGLVIILGLLSMLMPLSIDMYLPALPDIARQYAVSSGSVQMTLNLYIVGFAFGQLVYGPLADSFGRKPILVAGTLAFSFAAAACALSQSIEQLIIMRTLHGLAAAAGSVVISALMRDCYSKEEFSRMMSFVLLVTTIAPLLAPIIGGWLLLLASWHAIFWVLAFAGIITALLVITQLKETLPKSQRQAFHLRTTLGNFLSLFRHRQVFCYMLASGFSFAGLFSFLNAGPFVYIELNHISPQHFGYYFALNVVFLFLMTLINSRLVRRFGSLAMFRLGILIQFSMGCWLVIVSALGLGFAPLVFGVALFIGCVAMVSSNAMAVILEEFPLMAGTASSLAGTLRFGVGAVVGALLSLVSFNSAWPMILSIFLCASSSLLLFLRASCLHKSMKS
- the yejG gene encoding putative protein YejG (ID:JIFNMEKO_01809;~source:Prodigal:2.6); this encodes MPIQGDKVNKLQHSVVHRLPQCYRWCSGLPGSTIEPVTRNHNHDDDLVALKLLSHHGEQAWVVMLIIKDALAQIQLNCVVLEWQGEPCLFVSRHDEFATTCRLKNFGVGIAENFVAYPIQ
- the yejK gene encoding Nucleoid-associated protein YejK (ID:JIFNMEKO_01814;~source:Prodigal:2.6); amino-acid sequence: MSLDIEQVALHQLVKHDENTIELVLRDTLLPDSEPVNAMLSELHRVYSAKNKAFGLFDSESDFAAALQQHRNSECDFLAFSRAATGRLRDELGKYSFAEGGVVLFCHYRYLAVEYLLIAMLSSQNSMRVNERLDISTTHYLDIHHADIVARIDLTEWETQPESMRYLTFLRGRVGRKVADFFMDFLGATVGLDTKAQNKGLLQVVDAYCNENSHDNDERQHYRQQVYSFCQDQLQAGEEIDVAAMSREIAPLGEKDFQTFTGEQGYQLEEHFPADRSTLRQLTKFSGSGGGLTLNFDALLLNERIFWDPVTDTLTIKGTPPNLRDQLQRRQGK
- the lpxT gene encoding Lipid A 1-diphosphate synthase (ID:JIFNMEKO_01805;~source:Prodigal:2.6), yielding MCFLHVYQTTVATDCFQSVGFYAVFSWYLPVNHGVWFTIDKSIFYWFNDQLVSNRLLSWVIAITNFRDFDGVALLAMGVLYFCLWHKAPTDEKWRIFVTGVAMVISAIILNQLGHLIPVSHPSPTKFFSDVHHVTQLTGIATKDASSDSFPRDHGMLLMIFASYMLRYFSLRFFSLSVAIVLIFASPRIMIGAHWFTDVAVGSLSIVLVGMSWWLLTPACDKMIALLYRYTPAGHRQKKNIA
- the yeiP gene encoding Elongation factor P-like protein (ID:JIFNMEKO_01804;~source:Prodigal:2.6), whose amino-acid sequence is MPRANEIKKGMAVSHNGKLLLVKDIDVQSPSARGASTLYKMRFTDVRTGLKVEERFKGDDILDTISLNRRQVTFSYLDGDEYVFMDDEDYTPYSFKKAHIEEELLFLPEGVIPGIQVLTMDGEILALELPQTVEMDIVETTPGIKGASASARTKPATMSTGLTIQVPEYLSNGDRIRIHIPERRYMGRAE
- a CDS encoding hypothetical protein (ID:JIFNMEKO_01806;~source:Prodigal:2.6), whose product is MNEQAAIYRYLRTEMIHSGLSRRVLDNTA
- a CDS encoding hypothetical protein (ID:JIFNMEKO_01803;~UPF0153 protein YeiW;~source:Prodigal:2.6), whose product is MRCREGCGACCIAPSISTPIPGMPNGKPANTHCVQLDEHLRCKLFASPERPAVCARLQPELVMCGVKRDDALYYLSVLEIATSPV
- the rsuA gene encoding Ribosomal small subunit pseudouridine synthase A (ID:JIFNMEKO_01811;~source:Prodigal:2.6) yields the protein MRLGKFLSQQLEISRAIAGRELRARKVTVDGEVIRDGSWKLSEESHVEYEGRVLIHSTGPRYFMLNKPQGYVCSTDDPDHPTVLYFIEEPMAYKLHSAGRLDIDTTGLVLMTDDGQWSHRITSPRHHCEKCYLVTLEDVVSPDTVKLFAEGVRLHNEKTLTQPAQLEHITEKQVRLTIHEGRYHQVKRMFAAAGNHVVALHRERIGGITLDETLQPGEYRALTQAEIATVGKPG